GGGCTGGTCGCGACCGAGCTGGGGCGCATCCCCGTCGACGGGGACGCGCTGGAGGTGGAGGGATGGCGGCTGGACGTCGTGGACGCGGCCGGGCGCCGCGCCGCGCGCGTGCTGCTCCACGCCCCGCCGCCGGGCGCCGAGCCGGACGACGGCGAAGACGAGGGCACCGGCGGCAGCGGCAGCGGCGGCCGTACGGCCGCCGGCAGGGGGGAGCCCGGATGACCGTCGTCCAGTTGATCATCGGCCTGCTGACGCTGGTGTTCAACGCCTTCTTCGTCGGCGCGGAGTTCGCGCTCATCTCCGTGCGGCGCAGCCAGATCGAGCCGTACGCCCAGGAGGGCGACCGCCGTGCGCGCCGCGTGATCTGGGGGCTCGAGCACGTCTCCACGCTGATGGCGGCGGCCCAGCTCGGCATCACCCTGTGCACGCTGGTCCTCGGCGTCGTCGCCGAGCCGGCCATCGCCCATCTGCTGGAGCCGGTCTTCAACGCGATGGGGGTGCCGCACGGGCTGGTGCACCCGATCTCCTTCGCGATCGCGCTGGCCGTGGCGACGTACCTGCACATGCTGCTCGGCGAGATGGTGCCGAAGAACGTGGCGCTGGCCGACCCGGTGCGCTCCGCGCTGCTGCTCGGCCCGCCGCTGGTCGCGCTCACCCGCGCGCTGCGCCCCGTCGTCTTCACCGTCAACGCCTTCGCCAACGCGCTGCTCCGGCTGCTGCGCGTGCAGACCCGCGACGAGGTCGCCGCGTCGTTCTCCGACGCCGACCTGGCCCGCATGGTGGCGGACTCGGCGGAGGCCGCGCTGCTCGACGACCGCTCCGCCGAGCGGCTGCGCGACACCCTGGAGCTGGGCCGCCGCCCCGTGGGCGACGTGGTGGTGCCCACCGGGCACGTGGTCACCGCGCCCGTCGGCGTCACCCCGGAGGCGCTGGAGGCACTCTCCGTCGCCTCCGGCTTCTCCCGCTTCCCGGTGGTGGACGACAGCGGCCGGATCCTCGGCTACCTGCACGTCAAGGACGCCCTCGGCACCGCCGACCGCGAGGAGCCGTTCCCGCGTACGTCGATGCGCCGCATCGCCCGGGTGCGCGCGAGCGCGCCGCTGGACGACGTGCTCACCGCCATGCGCCGCAGCCGCACCCACCTGGCCGCGGTGACCGGGGAGGAAGGCCGGGTGACGGGGCTGGTGACCATGGAGGACGTGCTCCGCGAGCTGGTCGGCCGGGAGTCGTGACCCGCGGTACGGGCGCCGGCGGCGACGCCCGCGGCGGCGAGTAGGATCGGCGGACGTGAACGCGCGCTACACCAGTTTCGTCGCGGTCGGCGACTCCTTCACCGAGGGCATGTCCGACCTGCGGCCTGACGGCTCCTACCGCGGCTGGGCGGACCTCCTCGCGGCCCGCTTCGCGGCGGCGCAGCCCGGTTTCCGGTACGCGAACCTGGCCGTCCGCGGCAAGCTCATCCGGCAGATCCTCGACGAGCAGGTCGACCGGGCCGCCGCCATGGAGGCCGACGTCATCACCCTCGTCGGCGGCCTCAACGACGCCATCCGGCCGCGCTGCGACATGGACCGGGTGTGCGGCGTGCTGGAAGAGGCGGTGGCGAAGCTGGCACCGAGCTGCAAGCAACTCGTGCTCATGCGCAGCCCGGGGCGCGACGGACGGGTGCTGGAGCGGGTGAGGCCGCGGATGGAGCAGCTTTTCGCGCACGTCGACGACCTCGCCGCACGGCACGGCGCGCTGGTCGTCGACCTGTACGGCGCCGGCGTGCTGCGCGACGTACGGCTGTGGGACGAGGACCGGCTGCACCTGACGCCCGAGGGCCACCGCCGGGTCGGCGAGGCCGTCTGGCAGACGCTCGGCGGCACCCCCGCGTACGACTGGACGGGCCCGCTGCCGCCCCCGGCGCCGCGGCCGCCGTGGTTCACCCGCCGCACCGCGGACGCCCGCTTCGCCCGTACGCACCTGCTGCCGTGGGTGCGCCGCCGGCTCACCGGCCGCTCCTCCGGCGACGGCCGCGCGCCGAAGCGCCCGGAGCTGCTGCCGTACGACGCCTGACACCGGCACCGGCACCGGCGCCGGCCGCCGTCCGCACCCCGCCCGGCAGGCCCGTAGAATCTCCCCACGTGAACAAGCCGCGCATCCCCAACGTCCTGGCCGCCCGCTACGCCTCCGCGGAGCTGGCCGCCCTCTGGTCCCCCGAGCACAAGGTCGTCCTGGAGCGGCAGCTCTGGCTCGCCGTGCTGCGCGCCCAGCGGGAGCTGGGGATCGAGGTGCCGGAGGGCGCGGTCGCCGACTACGAGCGGGTGCTGGAGGACGTCGACCTCGCCTCGATCGCCGAGCGCGAGAAGGTCACGCGGCACGATGTGAAGGCCCGTATCGAGGAGTTCAACGCCCTCGCCGGGCACGAACAGATCCACAAGGGCATGACCTCCCGCGACCTCACGGAGAACGTGGAGCAGCTCCAGGTGCGGCAGTCCCTGGAACTGGTACGCGACCGCGCGGTCGCCGTGCTGGCGCGGCTGGGCAGGCTGGCCGGCGAGCACGCCGGGCTGGTCATGGCCGGCCGCTCGCACAACGTCGCCGCGCAGGCCACCACGCTGGGCAAGCGGTTCGCCACCGCCGCCGACGAACTGCTGACCGCCTACGGCCGGGTCGAGGACCTGCTCACGCGCTATCCGCTGCGCGGCGTCAAGGGCCCCGTCGGCACCGCGCAGGACATGCTCGACCTGCTCGGCGGCGGCAACGAGGGGGCCGCGAAGCTGGCGGAGCTGGAGCGCCGGGTCGCCGGCCACCTGGGCTTCGCCCGCGCCTTCACCTCTGTCGGCCAGGTCTACCCGCGCTCGCTGGACTACGACGTGGTCGCGGCGCTGGTGCAGGTCGCCGCCGCGCCGTCGTCGCTGGCGAAGACGATCCGGCTGATGGCCGGGCACGAGCTGGTCACCGAGGGCTTCAAGCCGGGCCAGGTCGGCTCGTCCGCGATGCCGCACAAGATGAACACCCGCTCCTGCGAGCGCGTGAACGGCCTCATGGTCATCCTGCGCGGGTACGCCTCGATGACCGCGGAGCTGGCCGGCGACACCTGGAACGAGGGCGACGTGTCCTGCTCGGTGGTGCGCCGCGTGGCGCTGCCGGACGCGTTCTTCGCGCTCGACGGACTGCTGGAGACGTTCCTGACGGTGCTGGACGAGTTCGGCGCCTTCCCCGCGGTGATCGCCCGCGAGCTGGACCGCTATCTGCCGTTCCTGGCCACCACCAAGGTGCTGATGGCGGCGGTACGGGCCGGGGTCGGCCGGGAGGAGGCGCACGAGGTCGTCAAGGAGCACGCGGTCGCCGCGGCCCTGGCGATGCGCGAGCGCGGCGCCGAGCGCAACGAACTCCTCGACCGGCTCGCCGCCGACGCCCGCATCCCGCTGGACCGGGACCGGCTGGAGGCGCTGATGGCCGACCGGCTGTCGTTCACGGGCGCCGCCGAGGAGCAGGTGGCGGCGGTGGCGGCGCGGGTCGAGGAGGTCGTCAAGCGGCATCCGGAGGCGGCGGGGTACGCGCCCGGGGCGATTCTGTGACGCCATCCGCCCCGGCCCCGTAGCCGACCGCAGCGCTACGCGTCCCGCCGCCGCAGCGTCCACCAGCCGGCCAGCACCGCCGCCGCCGTCCAGAGCGCCGTGACGGCCAGCCCGGCGAGCGGCTGGAGGCCGCCCGGCGGGTCGGCGAAGAGCACCTGCTGCCCGGCCCGGTCCGGCAGGTAGTCCGCGACTCCGGCCGACGAGCCGACGCCGAGCACCATCGACACCACCAGCACGAACGGGATCAGGATGCCCAGCACCGCGATGCCGCTCCGCAGTACGGCGGCGAGCCCCGCGGCGAGCAGCGCCATGAGCGTGAGGTAGGCGGCGCCGCCCACGACGCCGAGCAGCGCGCCGTCGTCGCCGAGGCCCAGGGCCCGGTCGCCGAGCGCGG
The Streptomyces sp. CNQ-509 DNA segment above includes these coding regions:
- a CDS encoding hemolysin family protein, encoding MTVVQLIIGLLTLVFNAFFVGAEFALISVRRSQIEPYAQEGDRRARRVIWGLEHVSTLMAAAQLGITLCTLVLGVVAEPAIAHLLEPVFNAMGVPHGLVHPISFAIALAVATYLHMLLGEMVPKNVALADPVRSALLLGPPLVALTRALRPVVFTVNAFANALLRLLRVQTRDEVAASFSDADLARMVADSAEAALLDDRSAERLRDTLELGRRPVGDVVVPTGHVVTAPVGVTPEALEALSVASGFSRFPVVDDSGRILGYLHVKDALGTADREEPFPRTSMRRIARVRASAPLDDVLTAMRRSRTHLAAVTGEEGRVTGLVTMEDVLRELVGRES
- the purB gene encoding adenylosuccinate lyase, whose protein sequence is MNKPRIPNVLAARYASAELAALWSPEHKVVLERQLWLAVLRAQRELGIEVPEGAVADYERVLEDVDLASIAEREKVTRHDVKARIEEFNALAGHEQIHKGMTSRDLTENVEQLQVRQSLELVRDRAVAVLARLGRLAGEHAGLVMAGRSHNVAAQATTLGKRFATAADELLTAYGRVEDLLTRYPLRGVKGPVGTAQDMLDLLGGGNEGAAKLAELERRVAGHLGFARAFTSVGQVYPRSLDYDVVAALVQVAAAPSSLAKTIRLMAGHELVTEGFKPGQVGSSAMPHKMNTRSCERVNGLMVILRGYASMTAELAGDTWNEGDVSCSVVRRVALPDAFFALDGLLETFLTVLDEFGAFPAVIARELDRYLPFLATTKVLMAAVRAGVGREEAHEVVKEHAVAAALAMRERGAERNELLDRLAADARIPLDRDRLEALMADRLSFTGAAEEQVAAVAARVEEVVKRHPEAAGYAPGAIL
- a CDS encoding SGNH/GDSL hydrolase family protein, yielding MNARYTSFVAVGDSFTEGMSDLRPDGSYRGWADLLAARFAAAQPGFRYANLAVRGKLIRQILDEQVDRAAAMEADVITLVGGLNDAIRPRCDMDRVCGVLEEAVAKLAPSCKQLVLMRSPGRDGRVLERVRPRMEQLFAHVDDLAARHGALVVDLYGAGVLRDVRLWDEDRLHLTPEGHRRVGEAVWQTLGGTPAYDWTGPLPPPAPRPPWFTRRTADARFARTHLLPWVRRRLTGRSSGDGRAPKRPELLPYDA